A region from the Coffea eugenioides isolate CCC68of chromosome 9, Ceug_1.0, whole genome shotgun sequence genome encodes:
- the LOC113782964 gene encoding hydroxyproline O-galactosyltransferase GALT2, with product MKRIRSESQSGRRFKLSHLLMGLAALYLIVICLKFPKFLESAAVLSNNGNDVGKEGLRVEVEEDTELSKPRLSSAYKDGFHRILQNNVNQNAPPMPREEALEEKKGGSTPVNPLSLHYGRIAAAILRRRNRTSDFSVVEKMADEAWSLGTKAWEEVGKHDGKDIEMNATLEGKPESCPSWVSVNAEELARGDNLMFLPCGLAAGSSITVIGTPRVAHQEYVPQLARLRAGDALVLVSQFMVELQGLKAVVGEDPPKILHLNPRLRGDWSHRPVIEHNTCYRMHWGSAQRCDGLPSKSDDEMLVDGFLKCEKWMRNDIVDSKESKISKESKIFSWFERFIGRAKVPEVTWPFPFMEGRMFVLTIRAGVEGYHIIVGGRHVTSFPYRTGFTLEDATGLAIKGDVDVHSVHATSLPTSHPSFSPQRVLSFSEQWKSHPLPHHGIQLFIGVLSATNHFAERMAVRKTWMQSLAVRSSNVVVRFFVALNPRKEVNAVLKKEAAYFGDIVIIPFMDRYELVVLKTIAICEYGVQNVTAAYIMKVDDDTFVRVDNVLEQIEGFSPKRSLYMGNLNLLHRPLRTGKWAVSFKEWPEAIYPPYANGPGYIISSDIANYIVSQHLKRSLRLFKMEDVSMGMWVEQFNSSKPVQYSHSWKFCQYGCTEDYFTAHYQSPRQMLCLWANLIKGRARCCNY from the exons ATGAAGAGGATCAGAAGTGAATCTCAGAGTGGAAGGAGGTTCAAATTGTCACATTTGTTAATGGGGTTAGCTGCATTATACCTGATTGTCATATGCTTGAAGTTCCCTAAGTTTTTGGAGAGTGCAGCAGTTTTGAGTAATAATGGTAATGATGTGGGTAAGGAGGGACTGCGAGTTGAGGTTGAAGAAGATACTGAACTAAGTAAACCGCGTCTGAGCTCTGCTTATAAGGATGGCTTTCATAGAATACTACAAAACAATGTGAACCAAAATGCTCCTCCAATGCCGCGTGAGGAAGCTTTAGAAGAGAAGAAAGGTGGTTCAACACCTGTTAACCCCCTTTCGCTTCATTATGGTAGAATAGCTGCTGCAATTTTGAGGCGTAGGAACAGAACAAGTGATTTCTCCGTAGTAGAGAAAATGGCAGATGAGGCTTGGTCATTAGGCACGAAGGCATGGGAAGAAGTAGGTAAACATGATGGGAAGGATATTGAGATGAATGCCACACTTGAGGGGAAGCCTGAGTCCTGTCCTTCTTGGGTGTCGGTGAATGCAGAAGAATTGGCTAGGGGAGATAATCTCATGTTCCTTCCTTGTGGGCTTGCTGCAGGTTCTTCAATCACAGTGATTGGAACACCACGTGTAGCTCATCAGGAGTACGTGCCTCAGCTGGCGAGATTAAGAGCTGGTGATGCACTGGTTTTGGTTTCACAATTCATGGTTGAATTGCAAGGACTAAAGGCTGTAGTTGGAGAGGATCCACCAAAGATTTTACATCTTAATCCTAGACTGAGAGGAGATTGGAGCCATCGACCAGTAATTGAGCACAACACCTGCTATAGGATGCACTGGGGCAGCGCCCAAAGGTGTGATGGTTTACCATCCAAGAGTGATGACGAAATGCTAG TCGACGGCTTCTTGAAATGTGAAAAATGGATGCGAAATGATATAGTGGATTCAAAAGAGTCCAAAATTTCAAAGGAGTCCAAAATCTTTTCATGGTTTGAGAGATTTATTGGGCGTGCTAAAGTTCCAGAAGTGACCTGGCCATTTCCATTTATGGAGGGTCGGATGTTTGTGCTTACTATTCGTGCTGGTGTTGAGGGATACCATATCATTGTTGGGGGTCGGCATGTGACCTCATTTCCATATCGCACG GGTTTTACTTTGGAAGATGCAACAGGGTTGGCAATCAAAGGTGATGTGGATGTACATTCGGTTCATGCCACCTCTCTTCCAACCTCTCATCCAAGTTTTTCTCCCCAAAGAGTATTGAGTTTCTCTGAGCAGTGGAAATCACATCCTCTGCCCCATCATGGTATTCAGCTTTTTATAGGGGTTCTCTCCGCCACCAATCACTTTGCTGAACGCATGGCCGTTAGAAAAACTTGGATGCAATCTTTAGCTGTCAGGTCCTCAAATGTAGTGGTTCGCTTCTTCGTTGCCCTG AATCCAAGGAAGGAGGTTAATGCTGTTTTGAAGAAAGAGGCTGCCTATTTTGGTGACATTGTTATTATTCCATTTATGGATCGTTATGAACTAGTCGTACTCAAAACTATTGCCATCTGTGAATATGGG GTTCAAAATGTAACAGCTGCATACATCATGAAAGTTGACGATGATACTTTTGTTAGAGTGGATAATGTCCTTGAACAAATTGAAGGATTCTCTCCCAAAAGATCCCTTTATATGGGAAATCTAAACCTCTTGCACAGACCTCTTCGAACTGGGAAGTGGGCTGTTTCCTTCAAG GAATGGCCAGAAGCAATATATCCTCCTTATGCCAATGGACCTGGTTATATAATTTCCAGTGACATTGCAAATTATATTGTATCTCAACATCTCAAGCGTAGTCTCCGG TTATTCAAAATGGAGGATGTCAGCATGGGGATGTGGGTTGAGCAGTTCAACAGTTCTAAACCTGTCCAATATTCTCACAGCTGGAAGTTTTGCCAGTATGGGTGCACGGAGGACTATTTTACTGCCCATTACCAATCACCACGGCAGATGCTCTGTCTGTGGGCCAATTTGATTAAGGGCCGGGCTCGCTGCTGCAACTACTGA